Proteins found in one Moritella sp. F3 genomic segment:
- a CDS encoding LruC domain-containing protein gives MIKFSYVRYIFVSLLFYVAAPNSLYAAPFDLCPTEAFLSQYNNNATHYKSVDLSTGAVKTIQVDDSLGTDTINAIAFNEADRFIYGFNKQQLALVQFDRDFKGTVLPFTNPPANNFYVGDISNNKYYFYRKNTGLFYTTLDASDPEYLTIKKIDGANQSMGIADFAFHPIDGNIYAVESASGDLYRINPTDGSASVVANTGFTAPGSAFGAAYFDISGNFYFVRNNDGNVYRTDITDPNNISGATVYFAKAAPTNSNDGARCASAPVVSSNTDYGDAPDSYGTTLANNGARHLINYHNYFLGSSVDAESDARIYPSSDESVSINDEDGVIFKTSLIPGLDGQVNIVIGGEAISYLNAWFDWNRDGDFNDANEHAISGLQLLPGSHDVLFRVPDDASAGASWSRFRVGNVENASNNGGYVYGEVEDYQINISAANTTYLHYPSQNDFVTIAYEDMWPEVGDYDFNDVLIYYRVSQVIQNNKVVRIDVSGQLAAYGADYSNGFAIQLPGIARSQVNEGLIKLRHNGLELQNEAPLEQGQSNAVVIITKNLKHTFLKSNCGLSFYRTELGCENSDLFTFDITIPLVTPLDLSAMPDMPLDPFIFGSENRSRNDFYGSTMPGRAFEVHLADKPITDLGSTELFGQHDDTSQTPSRTYRDVRNLPWAIEVGSQWTPAYEGTDISIAYPDFINFILSGGQQNLDWFNHPIINKTYQ, from the coding sequence ATGATTAAATTTTCCTACGTACGTTATATATTCGTCTCGTTATTATTCTATGTAGCAGCACCGAATTCACTCTACGCTGCGCCTTTTGATCTCTGCCCTACCGAGGCTTTTTTATCTCAATACAACAATAATGCGACTCATTATAAGTCTGTCGATTTATCAACAGGTGCAGTAAAAACAATACAAGTGGATGACAGCCTAGGTACTGATACAATTAATGCTATCGCCTTCAACGAAGCTGACCGTTTTATTTACGGTTTTAATAAGCAACAACTTGCGTTAGTCCAATTCGACCGTGATTTTAAAGGCACTGTATTACCTTTCACAAATCCCCCAGCCAATAATTTTTATGTCGGTGATATTAGTAATAATAAATATTATTTTTACCGTAAAAATACCGGACTTTTCTATACAACCTTAGATGCTAGCGATCCCGAATACCTGACGATCAAAAAAATCGATGGTGCAAACCAAAGTATGGGGATTGCCGACTTTGCCTTTCATCCCATCGATGGCAACATTTATGCCGTGGAAAGTGCCAGTGGTGATCTCTATCGTATAAACCCAACAGATGGTTCAGCTAGCGTTGTCGCAAACACAGGATTCACCGCGCCCGGCAGTGCGTTTGGTGCAGCTTATTTCGATATTTCAGGTAATTTTTATTTCGTCCGTAACAATGACGGTAATGTTTATCGTACCGATATTACTGATCCGAATAATATTTCGGGTGCTACTGTGTACTTTGCCAAAGCGGCACCGACCAACAGCAATGATGGCGCTCGCTGTGCAAGTGCCCCAGTGGTATCTTCTAATACCGATTACGGAGATGCTCCAGACTCTTACGGCACGACACTGGCGAATAATGGGGCGCGTCATTTAATTAACTACCACAATTACTTTTTAGGCTCGAGTGTTGATGCCGAATCCGATGCCAGAATTTATCCAAGCTCAGATGAAAGTGTCAGTATTAATGATGAAGACGGGGTGATATTTAAAACCAGTCTGATCCCGGGATTAGATGGTCAAGTCAATATTGTCATCGGTGGTGAAGCAATAAGTTACCTCAACGCGTGGTTTGATTGGAACCGTGATGGTGATTTCAATGATGCTAACGAACATGCCATCAGTGGATTACAACTATTACCCGGTAGTCATGATGTACTTTTCCGAGTACCGGATGATGCGAGTGCAGGCGCAAGTTGGTCACGCTTCCGCGTCGGTAATGTTGAAAATGCCAGTAATAATGGCGGGTATGTGTATGGCGAAGTCGAAGATTACCAAATCAATATCAGCGCAGCCAATACAACTTATTTACATTACCCAAGCCAAAATGATTTTGTCACTATTGCCTATGAAGATATGTGGCCAGAAGTCGGTGACTATGATTTTAATGATGTATTAATTTACTATCGCGTATCACAAGTCATCCAAAACAATAAAGTGGTCAGGATCGATGTATCTGGACAACTCGCCGCCTATGGAGCCGATTATTCCAATGGCTTTGCCATACAATTGCCCGGGATCGCACGTTCACAAGTAAATGAAGGACTTATTAAACTCCGTCATAATGGTCTTGAATTACAAAATGAGGCACCATTAGAGCAAGGCCAAAGTAATGCGGTGGTGATTATTACCAAAAATCTAAAGCATACTTTTCTAAAAAGTAACTGTGGCTTAAGTTTCTATCGTACAGAGCTGGGCTGCGAAAATAGCGATCTGTTCACATTCGATATTACCATTCCACTAGTGACACCGCTTGATCTATCTGCAATGCCAGACATGCCATTAGACCCTTTCATCTTTGGCAGTGAAAATCGCAGTCGTAATGACTTCTACGGCAGCACGATGCCTGGTCGCGCTTTTGAAGTGCATTTAGCTGATAAACCCATTACCGATCTTGGTAGCACCGAACTTTTTGGTCAACATGATGATACTTCACAAACCCCATCTCGAACTTATAGAGATGTACGTAATTTACCTTGGGCGATAGAAGTCGGTAGTCAATGGACTCCAGCGTATGAAGGCACAGATATTTCTATTGCTTATCCAGACTTTATTAACTTCATTCTCAGTGGTGGGCAACAAAATCTTGATTGGTTTAATCACCCCATTATAAATAAAACATATCAGTAG